In a genomic window of Sphingomonas koreensis:
- a CDS encoding Hsp20/alpha crystallin family protein, with protein MNDITPIARDPSPAPETPFGWLRHEIDRLFEDVGRPARGLTHLAAGFGPVPVVELVEREEDYRLTAELPGVKEDDVDLSITDGVLTLKGEKHENEERKDGSFMLSERRYGAFERQIRLPSDADADKIDAKFKKGVLTLTIAKDQRKAQQARKIPVNAG; from the coding sequence ATGAATGACATTACACCGATTGCACGCGACCCTTCCCCCGCCCCGGAGACGCCGTTCGGCTGGCTCCGGCACGAGATCGATCGGCTGTTCGAGGATGTCGGACGCCCCGCGCGCGGGCTCACGCACCTAGCGGCCGGGTTTGGCCCGGTGCCGGTCGTCGAACTAGTCGAGCGCGAAGAGGACTATCGCCTGACCGCCGAGCTTCCCGGCGTGAAGGAAGACGATGTTGACCTCTCCATCACCGATGGCGTCCTCACGCTGAAGGGCGAGAAGCACGAGAACGAGGAGCGCAAGGACGGCAGCTTCATGCTGAGCGAGCGGCGCTATGGTGCGTTCGAACGGCAGATCCGGCTGCCGTCCGACGCGGACGCCGACAAGATCGATGCCAAGTTCAAGAAGGGCGTGCTCACGCTGACCATCGCGAAGGACCAGCGAAAAGCGCAGCAGGCGCGCAAGATCCCGGTCAACGCCGGCTGA
- a CDS encoding universal stress protein: MIVEAPAKAAPIVDAATALALAHEACLDIAVLTPGPVASPALVPFGAMYLLDEVVARDSRANVAAVEALVAGASCSVAVFGLYDDVAWLAGDLRRSRQIADLTVIGTPEAWELHWLRRRVVETLILSSGTPILILPPDHRIARVRHAVFGWKPSPEAIRALHDLVRLLEPEARVDIVMVSDRPRQAGDDTGAEVKRHLTRHGFAAELHRVADGGLCEADALQQFAIERHADLLALGGFAHSRIREVMLGGVTRRIIDDARIPVLLSH; the protein is encoded by the coding sequence GTGATCGTGGAAGCCCCCGCAAAAGCCGCGCCGATTGTCGACGCCGCGACAGCGCTCGCGCTGGCGCATGAAGCGTGCCTCGACATTGCCGTTCTCACGCCAGGGCCCGTGGCGAGCCCGGCGCTGGTTCCCTTTGGCGCGATGTACCTGCTTGATGAGGTGGTGGCGCGCGACTCGCGGGCGAATGTCGCTGCGGTCGAGGCGCTCGTCGCAGGTGCATCTTGCTCCGTGGCTGTGTTCGGGTTGTACGATGACGTCGCCTGGCTTGCCGGCGATCTGCGCCGAAGTCGGCAGATCGCCGATCTCACCGTGATCGGCACGCCCGAGGCGTGGGAACTCCACTGGCTGCGGCGCCGGGTGGTCGAGACCCTCATTCTTTCATCCGGAACGCCGATCCTGATTCTTCCCCCGGATCATCGGATCGCGCGCGTGCGTCACGCCGTGTTCGGCTGGAAGCCGAGCCCGGAGGCCATCCGCGCCCTGCACGATCTTGTCCGCTTGCTCGAGCCCGAAGCGCGAGTGGACATCGTGATGGTGAGCGACCGGCCCCGGCAGGCGGGCGACGACACCGGGGCGGAAGTGAAGCGGCACCTCACCCGGCACGGTTTCGCCGCCGAGCTTCACCGCGTTGCGGATGGCGGACTCTGCGAGGCGGATGCGCTCCAGCAATTCGCGATCGAGAGGCATGCCGACCTGCTCGCGCTCGGCGGCTTCGCGCATTCGCGGATCCGTGAAGTGATGCTCGGCGGCGTCACACGCCGCATCATCGATGATGCGCGGATCCCCGTCCTGCTCTCGCATTGA
- a CDS encoding hemerythrin domain-containing protein, which translates to MAEQSYTDAIAVLKADHRKVEDLFEQFEKAGGAAAKRKLAQQICLELKIHTMIEEEIFYPAFRGKIDDDLLDEAYVEHDGAKVLVNDIAAAEPGDDFYDAKVMVLSEEIKHHVHEEEMPSEGMFAQCRKTDVDLVALRDALLARKQELMTQAETGGLPPAEPRAIRLQPA; encoded by the coding sequence ATGGCAGAGCAATCCTATACCGACGCGATCGCAGTGCTGAAGGCCGACCATCGCAAGGTCGAGGACCTGTTCGAGCAATTCGAAAAGGCCGGCGGCGCCGCAGCGAAACGCAAGCTCGCGCAGCAGATCTGCCTCGAGCTCAAGATCCACACGATGATCGAGGAAGAGATCTTCTATCCGGCGTTCCGTGGCAAGATCGACGACGACCTGCTCGACGAGGCCTATGTCGAGCATGATGGCGCGAAGGTCCTGGTCAACGACATTGCGGCGGCCGAGCCGGGCGACGATTTCTACGATGCGAAGGTCATGGTGCTCTCCGAAGAGATCAAGCACCATGTCCATGAGGAGGAGATGCCTTCCGAAGGCATGTTCGCTCAGTGCCGCAAGACCGACGTCGACCTGGTCGCGCTGCGCGATGCGCTGCTCGCCCGCAAACAGGAATTGATGACGCAGGCGGAGACCGGCGGTCTGCCTCCGGCAGAGCCACGTGCGATACGACTGCAACCGGCCTGA